The following are encoded together in the Bradyrhizobium algeriense genome:
- a CDS encoding LysR family transcriptional regulator, whose amino-acid sequence MTDFKAIETFMWVVTLGSFRGAAQKLNTTQPAISQRIAQLEREVGVKLLQRDRRMVLPTPSGRQLMVYAEKLIGLRSEMLAVVGDRSAMRGVLRLGVAETIVHTWLPQLIKSVNHAYPNLSLEIEVDITSNLRTRLLAQEIELAFVLGPLTAPMVNNRPLCDYSVGFLASPSLGLGKQALTLHDLAKFPIITFSRRTQPYEIVRSLFNRPDLPPIRLHASASLATVIHMAIEGLGIALIPTAIVESDMADGRLQLLSTNLQLAPLTFSASWLASPDTVAVERVVELAASLARGGVIVDAPREARH is encoded by the coding sequence ATGACTGATTTCAAGGCAATTGAGACCTTCATGTGGGTGGTCACGCTCGGCAGCTTCCGCGGCGCGGCGCAGAAGCTCAACACCACCCAGCCCGCGATCTCGCAGCGGATCGCCCAGCTCGAGCGCGAGGTGGGTGTAAAACTCCTGCAGCGCGACCGCCGCATGGTGCTGCCGACGCCGAGCGGACGGCAGTTGATGGTCTATGCCGAGAAGCTGATCGGGCTGCGCTCGGAAATGCTGGCCGTGGTCGGCGACCGCTCGGCGATGCGCGGCGTGCTGCGGCTCGGCGTCGCCGAGACCATCGTGCATACCTGGCTGCCGCAGCTGATCAAGAGCGTCAATCACGCCTATCCGAACCTCTCGCTCGAGATCGAGGTCGACATTACCTCGAACCTGCGCACCCGGCTCCTCGCACAGGAAATCGAACTCGCTTTCGTGCTCGGACCGCTGACGGCTCCGATGGTCAACAACCGGCCGCTGTGCGATTATTCCGTGGGCTTTCTGGCGAGCCCGTCGCTCGGCCTCGGCAAGCAGGCGTTGACCCTGCACGATCTGGCGAAATTTCCGATCATCACCTTTTCGCGCCGGACCCAGCCCTACGAGATCGTGCGCTCCCTGTTCAACCGCCCTGATCTGCCGCCGATACGCCTGCATGCCAGCGCCTCGCTCGCAACCGTCATCCACATGGCGATCGAAGGCCTCGGCATCGCCCTGATACCTACCGCGATTGTCGAGAGCGACATGGCGGACGGGCGGTTGCAATTGTTGTCGACCAATCTGCAGCTGGCCCCGCTGACATTCTCGGCAAGCTGGCTCGCCTCCCCCGACACGGTCGCGGTGGAGCGCGTGGTCGAACTCGCCGCCAGCCTTGCGCGCGGCGGCGTCATTGTTGACGCGCCGCGCGAGGCGCGTCATTGA
- a CDS encoding NAD(P)-dependent oxidoreductase — protein MRGVFVDANESLAVIFERLEKSGDPKVVIHRNPDITSDQYPAILDGAEIAIVDHTALPTDVAKKCTGLKHVVFLGTGARSYMNPEELAGLGIEVHLIKGYGDTAVAECAVALMWEGARGLAKMDRGIRAGNWLRDDGMQLTGKTLGLIGFGGIAAEVARIAIGSGMRVVAWNRSPKKHPKVEFVDLDELLTESDVVSIHLLLNDETRGLISAACIEAMKPGVILVNTARGAIVDEKAMIDALKSGQIRHAGLDVFNIEPLPADHPLTKLENVTLSAHSAFRTPEASENLMRAAWEHCRRIVKGK, from the coding sequence ATGCGTGGAGTTTTCGTTGACGCCAATGAATCGCTGGCCGTGATCTTCGAGCGGCTGGAGAAATCAGGCGATCCCAAGGTCGTAATCCACCGGAACCCCGACATCACCTCGGATCAGTATCCTGCGATACTCGACGGCGCCGAGATCGCGATCGTCGATCACACCGCACTGCCAACGGATGTCGCGAAGAAGTGCACGGGCTTGAAGCACGTCGTGTTTCTCGGCACCGGCGCACGCAGCTACATGAACCCGGAAGAGCTCGCCGGGCTCGGGATCGAAGTACATCTGATCAAGGGCTATGGCGATACCGCCGTGGCGGAATGCGCTGTCGCGCTGATGTGGGAGGGCGCGCGCGGGCTCGCCAAGATGGACCGCGGGATCCGCGCCGGCAACTGGCTGCGTGACGACGGCATGCAGCTGACGGGCAAGACGCTGGGCCTGATCGGCTTCGGCGGTATCGCCGCCGAGGTCGCCCGCATCGCGATCGGCTCAGGCATGCGTGTCGTCGCCTGGAATCGTTCGCCGAAGAAGCATCCGAAGGTCGAGTTCGTCGATCTCGACGAATTACTGACCGAGAGCGACGTCGTTTCGATCCATCTGCTGTTGAACGACGAGACGCGCGGACTGATCTCGGCCGCCTGCATCGAGGCCATGAAGCCCGGCGTCATCCTGGTCAATACCGCGCGCGGCGCAATCGTTGATGAAAAGGCGATGATCGATGCGTTGAAGTCTGGCCAGATCCGCCATGCCGGTCTGGATGTCTTCAACATCGAGCCGCTCCCGGCGGATCATCCGCTCACGAAACTGGAGAACGTGACGCTGTCGGCGCATTCGGCGTTCCGCACGCCGGAGGCGAGCGAGAATTTGATGCGCGCGGCGTGGGAGCACTGCCGGCGGATCGTGAAGGGAAAATAG
- a CDS encoding tartrate dehydrogenase, protein MSAKKQYRIAVIPGDGIGKEVVPEGLRVLEAAAKKHGVSVHFDHFDFASWDYYEKHGEMMPEDWKAKIGKHDAIYFGAVGWPAKIPDHISLWGSLIKFRREFDQYVNLRPVRLMPGVPSPLANRKPGDIDFWVVRENTEGEYSSVGGRMFPDTDREFVTQQTVMTRVGVDRILKFAFDLAQSRPKKHLTSATKSNGISITMPYWDERVEAMAKNYPKVKWDKYHIDILTANFVLHPDWFDVVVGSNLFGDILSDLGPACTGTIGIAPSGNINPEGNFPSVFEPVHGSAPDIAGQGIANPIGMIWSGAMMLEHLGEKQAAASIVGAIERTLGERTLRTRDLGGNADTAACGKAVAEMVD, encoded by the coding sequence ATGAGCGCCAAAAAGCAATATCGGATCGCGGTCATTCCCGGTGACGGTATCGGCAAGGAAGTGGTCCCGGAAGGCCTGCGCGTGCTGGAGGCGGCGGCGAAAAAGCACGGTGTGTCCGTTCATTTCGATCATTTCGACTTCGCGTCCTGGGACTATTACGAAAAGCACGGCGAGATGATGCCGGAGGACTGGAAGGCGAAGATCGGCAAGCACGACGCGATTTATTTCGGCGCGGTCGGCTGGCCCGCCAAAATTCCGGATCACATTTCCCTGTGGGGCTCGCTCATAAAATTCCGGCGTGAATTCGATCAATATGTCAATCTGCGTCCGGTGCGGCTGATGCCCGGCGTGCCGTCGCCGCTCGCCAACCGCAAGCCCGGCGATATCGATTTCTGGGTGGTGCGCGAAAATACCGAGGGCGAGTATTCTTCCGTCGGCGGCCGCATGTTCCCGGACACCGACCGTGAATTCGTGACGCAGCAGACCGTGATGACGCGCGTTGGCGTCGACCGCATCTTGAAATTTGCTTTTGATCTGGCGCAGTCACGCCCGAAGAAGCATCTGACCTCGGCGACCAAGTCCAACGGTATCTCGATCACGATGCCCTATTGGGATGAGCGCGTGGAGGCGATGGCGAAGAACTATCCCAAGGTGAAGTGGGACAAGTACCACATCGACATCCTCACCGCGAACTTCGTGCTGCATCCGGATTGGTTCGACGTCGTGGTCGGCTCCAATTTGTTCGGCGACATCCTCTCGGACCTTGGCCCCGCCTGCACCGGCACTATCGGCATCGCGCCGTCGGGCAATATCAACCCGGAAGGCAATTTCCCGTCGGTGTTCGAGCCGGTGCACGGCTCGGCGCCCGACATCGCAGGCCAGGGCATCGCCAACCCGATCGGCATGATCTGGTCCGGCGCGATGATGCTGGAGCATCTCGGCGAGAAGCAGGCTGCTGCCTCGATCGTCGGTGCGATCGAACGCACGCTGGGCGAACGCACGTTGCGGACGCGGGATCTCGGCGGCAATGCCGACACGGCGGCGTGTGGCAAGGCAGTGGCGGAGATGGTGGACTGA
- a CDS encoding suppressor of fused domain protein has product MLSLLKKPLFNRGKPADPTGSHLQRLAIYEQELGEREYTFSDASDRRIDVHAFGRDFVPDCEEGSDEGYVLLTNGMSEHRMAVPDQAEAKVRAELMWYVREATPEVSATLRWLATVPLLDSTWFGFGHRVPMPEPPMPDTDFKTFLFLTPVITPDQRIAEQLSIAGDAIEILTVNLISDREYGLIKNEGIGAFLDLLDENDYPPIFDPSRKSYV; this is encoded by the coding sequence ATGCTGTCACTGCTCAAGAAACCGTTATTCAATCGCGGCAAGCCTGCAGACCCCACTGGTTCCCACCTGCAACGGCTCGCCATCTACGAACAGGAGCTTGGCGAACGCGAATATACGTTCAGCGACGCCAGCGATCGCCGCATCGACGTGCACGCCTTTGGCCGCGATTTCGTGCCGGATTGCGAAGAGGGTTCGGATGAAGGCTACGTTCTTCTGACCAATGGCATGAGCGAACATCGCATGGCCGTACCGGATCAGGCAGAGGCGAAGGTTCGCGCCGAGCTGATGTGGTACGTCCGCGAAGCCACACCGGAAGTCAGCGCTACGCTGCGCTGGCTCGCCACGGTGCCGCTCCTCGATAGCACCTGGTTCGGGTTCGGACACAGGGTGCCGATGCCGGAGCCGCCTATGCCGGACACGGACTTCAAGACATTCCTGTTCCTCACGCCGGTCATTACCCCGGACCAGCGTATCGCGGAGCAGCTTTCGATCGCGGGAGACGCGATAGAGATACTGACCGTGAACCTGATCTCCGACCGCGAGTACGGGCTGATCAAGAACGAGGGTATCGGCGCGTTTCTCGATCTTCTCGACGAGAATGATTACCCGCCGATTTTCGATCCGTCGCGGAAATCGTACGTGTAA
- a CDS encoding branched-chain amino acid ABC transporter permease, translating into MTAETIIQSLASGLLMGLLYGLIAVGLALIFGLMDVVNFAHGEFLMIAMYATFFLFAFFAIDPLLSVPLVAAALFVFGAVVYLLIVRFAVRAKANAGMVQIFSTFGLAIVMRGLAQYFFTPDYRSVTHSWLGGKTVSVAGIFLPVPQLVGALVAITAFGALYLFINRTDFGRALEATREDAGAVALVGIDKNKVFALGWGLGAALVGLSGAIMAIFFYIYPDVGASFALIAYVTVALGGFGSVFGAFAGGIIVGLVEATTALLLPPSLKAVGIYAVYLLVVFIRPRGLFGSM; encoded by the coding sequence GTGACCGCCGAAACCATCATCCAAAGCCTGGCGAGCGGCCTCCTCATGGGACTGCTCTACGGTCTCATCGCCGTCGGCCTCGCGCTCATCTTCGGCCTGATGGACGTCGTGAACTTCGCCCATGGCGAATTCCTGATGATCGCGATGTACGCGACGTTCTTCCTGTTCGCATTCTTCGCGATCGACCCGTTGCTGTCGGTGCCGCTGGTCGCGGCGGCATTGTTCGTGTTCGGGGCCGTCGTCTATCTGCTGATCGTGCGCTTTGCCGTGCGCGCCAAGGCCAACGCGGGCATGGTGCAGATCTTCTCCACCTTCGGCCTCGCCATCGTCATGCGCGGCCTGGCGCAGTACTTTTTCACGCCGGACTATCGCAGCGTTACGCATTCCTGGCTCGGCGGCAAGACCGTCTCGGTCGCCGGCATCTTCCTGCCGGTGCCGCAACTGGTCGGCGCCCTGGTCGCGATCACAGCATTCGGCGCGCTCTATCTCTTCATCAACCGCACTGACTTTGGCCGCGCGCTCGAAGCGACCCGGGAGGACGCCGGCGCCGTAGCGCTGGTCGGCATCGACAAGAACAAGGTGTTCGCGCTGGGTTGGGGCCTGGGGGCGGCGCTGGTGGGGCTATCAGGCGCGATCATGGCGATCTTCTTCTACATCTATCCGGATGTCGGCGCTTCATTCGCGCTGATCGCCTATGTGACGGTGGCGCTCGGCGGTTTCGGCAGCGTGTTCGGCGCCTTCGCCGGCGGCATCATCGTCGGCCTCGTCGAGGCCACGACTGCGTTGCTGCTGCCGCCTTCGCTCAAGGCGGTCGGCATCTATGCGGTCTATCTCCTTGTCGTCTTCATCCGGCCGCGCGGCCTGTTCGGATCGATGTGA
- a CDS encoding SDR family oxidoreductase: MDLHLRGKRVLITGASKGIGAAAAEAFAEEGCDVMLAARNGEQLKALAERLRSAHQIGATAHVADLRKPDDIAKLVKDAADIDILVNNAGDIPGGSIDKIDEATWRHAWELKVFGYINLTRAIYAQMKARGHGVIVNDIGAAGEKFDANYICGSAGNAALMAFTRALGGKSLADNIRVVGINPGPVGTDRHVTLLKTRAKNQFGDENRYKEFQKGMPLGRPAHAREIGDLMAFLASDRSGYTSGVIYTVDGGYTAGW; this comes from the coding sequence ATGGATCTGCACCTGCGCGGCAAGCGTGTCCTGATTACCGGCGCCTCCAAGGGCATTGGCGCGGCCGCGGCCGAAGCCTTTGCCGAAGAAGGCTGCGACGTCATGCTGGCCGCCCGCAACGGCGAGCAGTTGAAGGCCCTCGCGGAGCGGCTGCGTTCGGCGCACCAGATCGGCGCGACCGCCCATGTCGCGGACCTGCGCAAGCCCGACGACATCGCCAAGCTCGTCAAGGACGCGGCCGACATCGACATCCTCGTCAACAATGCCGGCGATATCCCGGGCGGCTCGATCGACAAGATCGACGAGGCGACCTGGCGCCATGCCTGGGAGCTGAAGGTGTTCGGCTATATCAACCTCACCCGCGCGATCTATGCGCAGATGAAGGCGCGTGGGCACGGCGTCATCGTCAACGACATTGGTGCGGCCGGCGAAAAGTTCGACGCCAACTACATCTGCGGCAGCGCCGGCAACGCGGCCCTGATGGCCTTCACCCGCGCGCTCGGCGGCAAGAGCCTCGCCGACAATATCCGTGTGGTCGGCATCAATCCCGGCCCTGTCGGCACCGACCGTCACGTCACGCTCCTGAAGACCCGGGCCAAGAACCAGTTCGGCGACGAGAACCGCTACAAGGAATTCCAGAAAGGCATGCCGCTCGGCCGCCCTGCGCATGCGCGCGAGATCGGCGACCTCATGGCGTTCCTGGCGTCGGATCGATCGGGGTACACGTCGGGGGTGATCTACACGGTGGATGGTGGGTATACGGCGGGGTGGTAA
- a CDS encoding ABC transporter ATP-binding protein, with the protein MTTPLLETRGVWQRFGGLIANSDVSISVGRGEIVGLIGPNGAGKSTLFNLIAGVLPPTQGSIIFDGQDVTALPAAERCQRGIGRTFQVVKSFETMTVIDNVIVGALVRTTVMRDARRKAHEVLEFCGLGPRANVLASDLVPSEKRRLEVARALATEPKLLLLDEVLTGLTPVEAKTGVELVRKVRDTGVTVLMVEHVMEIVMPLVDRAIVLDLGKVLVEGKPTDVVRDPKVITAYLGDRHAVGA; encoded by the coding sequence ATGACGACGCCTCTTCTGGAAACCCGCGGCGTCTGGCAGCGTTTTGGCGGCCTGATTGCCAACAGCGACGTCTCGATTTCGGTCGGGCGCGGCGAAATCGTCGGCCTGATCGGCCCGAACGGCGCCGGCAAGTCGACGCTGTTCAACCTGATCGCGGGCGTGCTGCCGCCCACCCAAGGCTCGATTATCTTCGACGGCCAGGACGTCACCGCGTTGCCGGCGGCGGAACGCTGCCAGCGCGGAATCGGCCGCACGTTTCAGGTCGTGAAGAGTTTCGAGACCATGACTGTCATCGACAACGTCATCGTCGGCGCGCTGGTCCGCACCACCGTGATGCGCGATGCCCGCCGCAAGGCGCATGAGGTGCTGGAATTTTGCGGCCTCGGCCCGCGCGCCAATGTGCTGGCCAGCGATCTGGTCCCGTCTGAAAAGCGCCGGCTCGAGGTAGCGCGGGCGCTGGCGACGGAACCGAAACTGTTGCTGCTGGACGAAGTGCTCACCGGGCTGACGCCGGTCGAAGCCAAGACCGGCGTCGAGCTGGTACGCAAGGTGCGCGACACCGGCGTCACCGTCTTGATGGTCGAGCACGTCATGGAAATCGTGATGCCGCTGGTTGACCGCGCCATCGTGCTCGATCTCGGCAAGGTGCTGGTCGAGGGCAAGCCCACCGATGTGGTCCGCGATCCGAAAGTCATTACCGCCTATCTGGGAGACCGTCATGCTGTCGGTGCATGA
- a CDS encoding putative hydro-lyase has product MTSLARTETRGHDTADLSPSVAARHACRNGMAHHTAGVANGFVQGNLAILPEKFAGAFHRFCQLNPKPCPIIGMSEVGDPRIPALGIDLDIRTDLPRYRVWRDGEIVEEPTDIMAHWRDDLVAFVLGCSFSFEEALLEEGLPIRHIERDVRVPMFRTNIACSPAGPFAGPMVVTMRPFKPADAIRAVQITSRFPSVHGAPVHIGLPESIGIADLAKPDYGDPVPVEADEIPVFWACGVTPQSVIQAAKVPFAITHAPGLMLVTDLRNKALAVL; this is encoded by the coding sequence ATGACCAGCTTGGCGAGGACGGAAACACGCGGTCACGATACGGCGGATTTATCGCCGAGCGTGGCGGCCCGGCATGCCTGCCGCAACGGCATGGCCCATCACACCGCGGGCGTCGCCAACGGCTTCGTCCAGGGCAACCTCGCCATCCTGCCGGAAAAATTCGCGGGCGCTTTTCATCGCTTCTGCCAGCTCAATCCCAAACCGTGCCCGATCATCGGCATGTCCGAGGTCGGTGACCCCCGCATTCCCGCGCTCGGCATCGACCTCGACATCCGCACCGACCTGCCGCGCTATCGCGTGTGGCGCGACGGCGAAATCGTGGAGGAGCCGACCGACATCATGGCGCACTGGCGCGACGATCTCGTCGCCTTCGTGCTCGGCTGCTCGTTCTCCTTCGAGGAGGCGCTGCTGGAGGAAGGTCTGCCGATCCGTCATATCGAGCGCGATGTGCGCGTGCCGATGTTCCGCACCAACATCGCCTGCAGCCCCGCGGGCCCGTTTGCCGGTCCGATGGTGGTGACGATGCGGCCGTTCAAGCCGGCGGACGCGATCCGCGCGGTGCAGATCACTTCGCGCTTCCCCTCGGTGCACGGTGCGCCGGTTCATATCGGTCTTCCCGAGTCGATCGGCATCGCTGACCTCGCCAAGCCCGACTACGGCGATCCGGTGCCGGTCGAGGCGGACGAAATTCCGGTGTTCTGGGCCTGCGGCGTGACCCCGCAATCTGTCATCCAGGCCGCGAAGGTGCCGTTTGCGATTACGCATGCGCCCGGATTGATGCTGGTGACCGATCTCAGGAACAAAGCGCTTGCCGTGCTTTGA
- a CDS encoding branched-chain amino acid ABC transporter permease produces the protein MDTAFAERRRRDLVVACVLAAIAAVVPLFVKDVYVQNMMVLTLMWGALSQSWNILSGYCGQISLGHALYFGLGAYTTALLFTKFGVLPWFGMLGGGVISALIAMALGYPCFRLRGHYFVIATIVIAEIGLLLFHNWDWAGAAMGIEIPVRGDSWLKFQFPRSKLPYFYFALALACVAWFVTWWLENSKWGFWWRAVKDNPEAAESLGVVVFNSKMGAAAVSAFLVAVGGSFYAQFVSYIDPESIMGFQLSLLMALPAVLGGIGTLWGPMLGAVILIPLTELTRSYMGGSGRGVDLIVYGGLIIAISLARPQGLIGLFSFKRKEAAR, from the coding sequence ATGGATACCGCTTTCGCAGAACGCCGCCGCCGCGACCTCGTCGTCGCATGTGTTCTCGCCGCGATCGCAGCCGTCGTGCCGCTGTTCGTCAAGGACGTGTACGTCCAGAACATGATGGTGCTGACGCTGATGTGGGGCGCGCTGTCGCAGAGCTGGAACATTCTTTCCGGCTATTGCGGACAGATCTCGCTCGGCCACGCGCTCTATTTCGGGCTTGGCGCCTACACCACCGCGCTGCTGTTTACCAAATTCGGCGTGCTGCCGTGGTTCGGCATGCTCGGCGGCGGCGTGATCTCCGCGCTGATTGCGATGGCGCTTGGCTACCCCTGTTTCCGGCTGCGCGGACATTACTTCGTCATCGCCACCATTGTCATCGCCGAGATCGGGCTATTGCTGTTTCACAACTGGGATTGGGCTGGTGCTGCGATGGGCATCGAGATTCCCGTGCGCGGCGACAGCTGGCTGAAATTCCAGTTCCCACGCAGCAAGCTGCCATACTTCTACTTCGCGCTGGCGTTGGCTTGCGTCGCCTGGTTCGTTACCTGGTGGCTGGAAAATTCCAAATGGGGTTTTTGGTGGCGCGCAGTAAAGGACAATCCGGAGGCGGCTGAAAGCCTCGGCGTGGTCGTGTTCAATTCCAAGATGGGTGCGGCGGCGGTCTCGGCGTTCCTGGTTGCGGTCGGCGGCAGCTTCTATGCGCAGTTCGTCTCCTATATCGATCCCGAGAGCATCATGGGCTTTCAGCTCTCGCTGCTGATGGCCTTGCCCGCCGTGCTAGGGGGTATCGGTACGCTGTGGGGTCCGATGCTGGGCGCGGTCATCCTGATCCCGCTCACGGAGTTGACGCGTTCCTACATGGGCGGCTCCGGCCGTGGTGTCGACCTGATCGTCTATGGCGGCCTGATCATCGCGATTTCGCTGGCGCGGCCGCAGGGGCTGATCGGCCTGTTCTCGTTCAAACGTAAGGAGGCGGCCCGATGA
- a CDS encoding ABC transporter substrate-binding protein: protein MNITRRNVLLGATAAAALGPIAAHAQTSEVVIGVIYPFSGASAQMGVDAQKSYETALDIINKNHDFDLPLAKGEGLPGLGGAKIRLVFADHQADPQKGRAETERLITQEKVCAVIGTYQSSVAVTVSQVCERYQIPFISADNSSPSLHKRGLKFYFRAAPHDEMFSAAMFNFFDAMKKKGTKIDTLSLFHEDTIFGTDSANTQIKLAGDRGYKIVTDIKYRSNSPSLSAEVQQLKTANADVLMPSSYTTDGILLVKTMAELGYKPNAIVAQNAGFSEKALYDAVGDKLEGVISRGSFSLDLAAKRPMVGKINAMFKEKSGKDFNDLTSRQFMGLLVMAEAINRAKSTDGEKIREALVATDIPGEQTIMPWKRVKFDELGQNNDADPVLLQYIGGKFVTIFPPQAAIAEAVWPMK, encoded by the coding sequence ATGAATATCACGCGCCGAAACGTACTGCTTGGAGCCACTGCTGCCGCAGCGCTCGGCCCGATCGCCGCCCATGCCCAAACTTCCGAAGTGGTGATCGGCGTGATCTATCCGTTCTCCGGCGCCAGCGCCCAGATGGGTGTCGATGCCCAGAAGTCGTATGAGACCGCGCTCGACATCATCAACAAGAATCACGATTTCGATCTGCCGCTGGCGAAAGGCGAAGGCTTGCCCGGCCTCGGCGGCGCCAAGATCCGCCTCGTATTCGCCGACCACCAGGCCGATCCGCAGAAGGGCCGTGCCGAGACCGAGCGCCTGATCACGCAGGAGAAGGTCTGCGCCGTCATCGGCACCTATCAGAGTTCGGTCGCGGTGACCGTCAGCCAGGTCTGCGAGCGCTACCAGATCCCGTTCATCTCGGCCGACAATTCCTCGCCGAGCCTGCACAAGCGCGGTCTCAAGTTCTATTTCCGCGCAGCGCCGCATGACGAAATGTTCTCGGCGGCGATGTTCAATTTCTTCGACGCCATGAAGAAGAAGGGCACCAAGATCGACACGCTGTCGCTGTTCCACGAAGACACCATCTTCGGCACCGATTCCGCCAACACCCAGATCAAGCTGGCTGGCGATCGCGGCTACAAGATCGTCACGGACATCAAGTATCGCTCCAATTCTCCCTCATTGTCGGCGGAAGTGCAGCAGCTCAAGACGGCGAACGCCGACGTGCTGATGCCCTCGAGCTACACCACCGACGGCATCCTGCTGGTCAAGACCATGGCCGAGCTCGGCTACAAGCCGAACGCGATCGTCGCCCAGAACGCCGGCTTCTCCGAGAAGGCGCTGTATGATGCGGTCGGCGACAAGCTCGAAGGCGTGATCTCGCGCGGCAGCTTCTCGCTCGACCTCGCGGCCAAACGGCCGATGGTCGGCAAGATCAACGCCATGTTCAAGGAAAAGTCGGGCAAGGATTTCAACGACCTGACGTCGCGGCAGTTCATGGGCCTCCTGGTGATGGCGGAAGCCATCAATCGCGCCAAATCGACCGACGGCGAGAAGATCCGCGAGGCGCTGGTCGCGACCGACATCCCGGGCGAACAGACCATCATGCCGTGGAAGCGCGTCAAGTTCGACGAGCTGGGTCAGAACAACGACGCCGATCCGGTGCTGCTGCAATATATCGGCGGCAAGTTCGTCACCATCTTCCCGCCGCAGGCCGCGATCGCCGAAGCCGTCTGGCCGATGAAGTAG
- a CDS encoding Zn-dependent hydrolase codes for MTKIASNLQIDSARLWDTIHETAKFGATPKGGVRRLTLGPEDKQVRDWFRARCEAAGLEVHVDALGSMFGLRKGRDMSKAPIGLGSHLDTQPTGGKYDGVLGTLAALEVVRTLNDAGIETETPICICNWTNEEGSRFAPAMMASAAYVGDFTTDDILSRKDAEGVTVAQALDSIGYRGATPVGTQKFSGFVELHIEQGPILEAENKTIGVVDSGQGVLWYDGKITGFESHAGSTPMPLRRDALATLSEIVLAMEAIARKHGPKAVGTVGEAVIANPSRNVIPGEIAFTVDCRSADAAIMDVLDKDLRAAIAEIASRRKVEVQFDLIWRKPPTHFDPKLVDAVENAAKMLGLSHRRITSGAGHDACNLNTVMPAAMVFVPCKDGISHNELEDATQADCAAGANVLMHTVLALAGVAS; via the coding sequence ATGACAAAAATCGCCTCCAACCTGCAAATCGATTCCGCCCGCCTTTGGGACACGATTCACGAAACCGCCAAATTCGGCGCCACCCCGAAAGGCGGCGTGCGGCGGCTGACGCTGGGGCCTGAGGACAAGCAGGTGCGCGACTGGTTCCGCGCGCGTTGCGAGGCCGCGGGGCTGGAAGTCCATGTCGATGCACTGGGTTCGATGTTCGGCCTGCGCAAGGGCCGCGACATGTCGAAGGCTCCGATCGGCCTCGGCTCCCACCTCGACACGCAGCCGACCGGCGGCAAATATGACGGCGTGCTCGGCACGTTGGCCGCGCTGGAGGTGGTCCGTACGCTCAACGATGCCGGGATCGAAACCGAGACGCCGATCTGCATCTGCAACTGGACCAATGAGGAAGGCTCGCGGTTTGCGCCAGCGATGATGGCGTCGGCGGCTTACGTCGGCGATTTCACCACCGACGACATTTTGTCGCGTAAGGATGCCGAGGGCGTCACGGTGGCGCAGGCGCTCGACAGCATCGGTTACCGCGGCGCGACCCCGGTGGGGACGCAGAAATTCTCAGGCTTCGTCGAACTGCACATCGAACAGGGGCCGATTCTCGAGGCGGAAAACAAGACCATCGGCGTGGTCGATTCCGGCCAGGGCGTGCTCTGGTATGACGGCAAGATCACCGGTTTCGAAAGCCATGCCGGCTCAACGCCGATGCCGCTGCGGCGCGACGCGCTGGCGACGCTGTCGGAAATCGTGCTGGCGATGGAAGCGATTGCCAGGAAGCACGGCCCCAAGGCCGTCGGCACCGTCGGCGAGGCGGTGATTGCCAACCCCTCGCGCAACGTCATTCCCGGCGAGATCGCCTTCACGGTCGACTGCCGCAGCGCGGATGCCGCCATCATGGACGTGCTGGATAAGGATTTGCGCGCTGCTATTGCCGAAATCGCATCGCGGCGCAAGGTCGAGGTCCAGTTCGATCTGATCTGGCGCAAGCCGCCGACGCATTTCGATCCCAAACTGGTGGACGCGGTGGAGAACGCCGCGAAGATGCTGGGGCTTTCCCATCGCCGCATCACCTCCGGCGCCGGCCACGATGCCTGCAACCTCAACACCGTGATGCCGGCGGCGATGGTGTTCGTGCCCTGCAAGGACGGCATCAGCCACAACGAACTGGAAGACGCTACCCAGGCCGATTGCGCGGCGGGCGCCAATGTGCTGATGCATACCGTGCTGGCGCTGGCCGGCGTCGCATCCTGA